The genomic DNA GAAACCTTCGGAGCCAATCCTTAAACCCATGCTCCTGTACCCCGGCTGAGTTCACGCCGGGGTGACGGCGCCTTTCGACTGGGTACCTCATGGACCCCGGCTGAGTACACGCCGGAGTGACGGCGCCTTTCGACTGGGTACCCCATGGATCCCGGCTGAGAACACGCCGGGATGACGATCCGCCCTACAATCCTGAGAACAGCATCACCCGGTGATTGTCGGTATCGGTTACAAAGACCCGCCCTTCCGCATCCACGGCGATCCCGGTCGGCATGGCAAAGGAAGCGGCATCCGTCCCGTAGGCCCCGAAGGTGAACAGGAACGCCCCGTCCGCGTCGAAGACGAGGATCCTTGCATTCCCCGGATCGGTGGCCCAGACCCGGCCGTCGGCCGACACCGCGAGGTAGGGCTTGGTGTCGGTGGATTGCCCTTCCCAACCGGCGACCGGCCACTCCGTGAAATATTCGAATCTCCTTTCGATCTCCTGGAATACCTGAATCCGGCGGTTCCAGGTATCGGCGACGTACAACCGGCCGTCCGGCGCGAACGCCAACCCGACCGGCTCGTCGAATTGCCCGTAGTCAAATCCGGGGCTTCCGATCTCTCCCAGATAGTTCCCTTCGGAATCGAAATATACGATCCGTTTGTTTCCGGTGTCGGCGACGAAAACCCGGTTCTGCGAATCCACGGCGATCGCCCGGGGGCCGTAGAACTGATAGCCGGGATCCGCGCTCGTGGTTGCGCCCCAGACGGCGAGGAATTCGCCGTCTGGGGCGAATTTCTGCACGCGGTAATTCCACGTATCGGCGACATAGACCGAGCCGTCCGGACCCACGGCGACGCCCCACGGCTCGTTGAAGGTCCCTTCCGGCGCCTGCGCGGCTTCCATCCCGCTGAAGGAGCCCCACGCGGTAAGGAAATCACCCTGCGGACCAAAATGCTGGATGCGGTGGTTGCCGGTATCGGCGACGTAGAACGAGCCGTCCGGCGCGGCGGCGACCGCCCGCGGCCTTTGGAAGGCTCCGGTCTGTTCGCCTTCCAGGCCCCAAAGGTCCGCGGCGGCCACGCTTCGAACTGCGCCCGCATACGGATCCAAAGCCGCCGGCGGCGTGAAGGCTTCCGAGCCGTATTGCCATACCTGCGCGGCCAAATCCTTGCGCACATACAGGCGCATGCGTTCCCCCGAAGGCCAATTCGAAAGGGTCAGCGATTGGTTGGTCAGCCGGGCGTATTCGCCGTAGTCGCGATAAAACCAAATCCGCCACAGCGCCGAGCGGTAGGCCGGATCGTTGACGGCGTTCCAAACCCGGTCCCAAGTCAGGCCGAAATAATCCATCATCGGCCACCACATCCGCATGTAGGTGAACGCATAATGCGTTTCCGAAAGGAGTTGATCCGCCTGCGACCAATAAAAATCGCCGACGATGACCACCGGAGCATCGGCGAGCGGCCTCTCCAGCCGGTCTCCGTAATTGTAAGCGTTCGGGTATTCGCGCAGATACCAGTTCAACAGCCATCCGGAACGGACGTCGTACGGCACGACCAGATCCACGCCTCCGGCGGTCTTCCGGGAGATGTCCTCGATCTGCGTCATTGCCGTCTTAACGCCGGAGGCCGCGTGGGCGTAGACCAGGAATTCCGTCGCGTCGTCGTAATGGATATAACTCGCCATCCAGGCGGCGCGCATACTGCAGATTCCAAGAACCAGAGCGGTTCCCAGGTAGGCCAGACGCGGGAAGAAGCCTGAATTCACCCCCCGCCAGAGGGAGCCGATCAGCAGGATCCCCCCCACCGCCATCAGCGACAAGAACACGAAATCCCCGCTGGCGGAAAGCGCATCCAGCGTGTCACCGGACAGGGGCCGGGCGCCGCCCAAAGCGCTTCCGGCCGCGGCGACCGCCGCGATCAGGGCGGCGGGTACCGCCGCCAACCCGACCCAGCGCGGCCATTCCAGAATTTCCGGCCAGTCGACACCCTCAGCCACCCGGCTAACGGCCCAACCCCCGAGAAGAATGAACGGGAGAGCGATGTGCACCGTCAGCCACGGCATTTTTTCGCCGGCCAGCGTGAATACGAGCAGCGCCGTCAGGGACCAATAGCCGAACAGCCATACCATGGGGAAATCCGCGATCGACCGCCACACGGAAGTCGGTTCCGCCCGCTCGATGGAGTCTTCCGCCTTGCCGGCCGCCGCGGCGGATGCGGGTTTGCGCCGCAGGAAAAGGGCGATCCCCGGAGCGGTAAGCGCGAGCAGGGCCGGCAGATACTCATACATGGGAATTTGGAGGATCAGATAGTAGTACCAGGGCTGCGCCCCGCGCTGGACCTCCTGCTGAGCCATCCAATAATTCACCGCGGCGATCAGCCCCATCACCACTCCGGAGAAATTGGTGAAACATACCGAAAACAACAGCACGTAAACCCCGAAGAAGATCCCGGCGCAAATTGCCCACAATTTCCGGTTCCACATCCATCCGACGGCGACCGCTGGGACGGTCACCCCGGCCAGGCAGACCAAAGTCGCGAAGATGTAATTGACATCCTTTATTTTTTCGTACGGATCCCCGTCGAAGGGATTAAGGTTGAACACCGCCATCGGCAGCGCGGCCAACTGCGGAAGCAGGGTCGTTGAGAACACCACCAGCAGATCGACGGCCGGGATTTTCTCCCGCAATCCCGCCAAACCGAACTCACGGATTGGCGCGGCGGCGCCCGCGATCAGGAATCCGGCCGAAGCGAAGATCAGCGCCAGTCCGAGTACGACCATCGGATGACTGATCCAGATGTCGGTGTGGGTCATTCGTTCCGGGTCCGTCACGACGCCCGCGGCGCGCGCGGCGTCGATCAGCTCCGCCCTTCCGGCGACGATCAAACCCAATCCGCATACGGCGAGGAGGATCGCCAGCGCCAGAAAGATTTGGAAGCGAGCCTTGCGGTCCGAACTCTCCCAGGGAGTGCGTGAGAGTTGAAGGAAGACCAAGCCGAGCAGGAACAGGATCGCCAATCCGGCATAGATAAAAGCGGTTTCCTTGGTCGCATAATGCAGGGCCAGGGCGGCCGCCAGCAGGTAGAGCCAGCGGGGCTGCCGGCTTTCCAGGTAGCGGCCGACAGCGTAGAACATCAGCAACCCCCACACCACCACGAACGACTCGTTGCGGACGTAGCGCGAGTAATACAGCATATACGGGGAAACCAGCATCAGCGCTCCGGCCGCCAGCGCCCCGCCTTTCCCCAGCCACCGGCGGAACAGGTACAGCAAGGCGACCGCCGCCACGCCGAACAGGGCGGCGGGCACGCGCGATGAAAAATCGCTCGCTCCGAACAAGGCGTAGGAAGCGGCCACGGCGAGGATCTGAAACGGCCCATGGGTCATCGGATTGGGGGTGTAGCCGGCTCCCCGGAACAGCGACCAGGCCATCTGAACGTGCTGTCCTTCGTCGTGGCTGATCACGCGCGGCTCGAGCATCGCGAACCGGGTGACTGCCGCGGCCAAGATCAGAATCGCCCAGAGGAGGTGCTCCCGACGCAGGGAAGTGCGCCCCGCTACCGGTTGATCGAACCAGGAAGTGGCTGGGGATGTCGATTCCATATCTACCCCTTTCCGATTTTCCTCTTGCCGCGGCCAACGGAGGATTCCCGCCGCGGCTCTGAGCGGGCGCCGGACTTCGGCTCCGGCGGAAGGCGGAGCGATCTCGTTTCTTGGGCGGTCAACTCGCGGTACTGGCCGGGCCTCAGGCCCCCCAGGACCACACTGCCGATCCGGCGGCGGATGATCCGCACGACCGGCAGGCCGATCCGGCTGCCGACATCGCGCAATTCGTGCTTGCGCCCTTCGTGCATGACGATCCGCAGCCAAGCTCCGCGCCCTTGCGGGGCCACAAATTTTACCGACATCGGCGCGGTTTGGAATCCGTCCTCCAGAACGACCCCCCTCCTCCACGCCGCCAGCTGGTCCTCCGAGGGCCGCCGGGCTACCAGCACGCCATACTCTTTTTCGACTTCGAACTTCGGATGGGAGATCCGTTGGGCGAGTTCCCCGTCGTTGGTCAGAAGGATCAACCCCTCGCTGTCCAGATCCAGCCGGCCGACGGGATAGAACCTTCCTGGAAAGGGCAGGAGATCCCTCACGGTGGAGCGTTCGCCCTGCGCGGCGAGGGACGAAACGACCCGCCGCGGCTTGTGCAGCGCAAAGGTCCGCGGGCGCGGCCGCGCGGGAAGCCGCCGGCCGTCGACGCGGATTTCGTCCGCTTCCGGATCGGCGCTCATCCCCAGCACGGCGCGTTTCCCGTTGACCACTACCCGTCCCGCTTCGATTAGCGTTTCGCAGCCGCGCCGCGAATCCAATCCGGCCGCGGCGAGGATTTTCTGCAGGCGTTCCTTGCCCACCGCGGTCACTCCTTCAACAGCGGCGCCGGGGTTCCGGCGGCTGCAGGATCATCCTTGGACGGATCTTCCAGTTCCAGCGGCGGCAGGTCCGCGGCCGAGCTTAATCCGAAATGCCGCAGGAAGGCTTCCGTCGTCCCGTACAGGATCGGCCGGCCCGGTCCTTCGGTCCGGCCCACTTCCTCCACCAGGTCCTTGGCGATCAGGTTTTCCAGGACGCTTTCGGAATTCACCCCCCGGATGGCGTCGATCTGCGGGCGGGTAAGGGGCTGTTTGTAGGCGAGGATCGCCAGGGTCTCCAACGCGGCGCGGCTCAAGCCGATGGTGTGCTCGATGCCAAGGAACCGCTCAACGATCTGCGCGGCGCGGGGTGAGGTGGTGATATGGATCCGATCTCCCATGCGGAGGATCTGCAATCCGCGCTTCCCGTATTCGGCGCCGAGCTCCTTGAGGGCCTCCTCCACCTTGTCGGCCTCCACCTCCAGCACGTTGGCGAGGACCGGAACAGGGACCGGATCGGAGGCGACAAATAACACGCTTTCCAGCAGCGCGCTAAGCGGCAGGGGTTCGGGGGCGTGAGTCGTCATGCTATAATCTTTCTGGAAGGGCGGATTTTCCCGCATTCCGGGCCGGTGGATGATGAAATCCCATAAATCCCAATTCCTCCCGTTCCTGGCGGTGGCTTTCGGATTTGCCGCTCCGGCGCTTGCCTGCTCGGTATACCTCGGCGGACCCGACGCCCCCGGTCCGGAAATAACCCCGGAGGGCGACAAGTCGGCCATCGAACAGGCTTGGTCGCAGGCGATCGCCTTGGCTGTTGACGGCGGCGCCACCGTGGTGTTTACCGAATCCCAGATGACCGCCTATCTCCAGCAAAAGCTGGACGCCAACCCCGGCAACACCTTCCACAATGCGCAGGTTTTCCTCCGCGACGGCCGGATTAAAGTATACGGGATGCTCTCCTCTGGAGGCGTGTCCGCTTCCGCCATCTTGATTCTTCGTCCGGATGTAACCGATGCGGGGAAGATCGACCTCGTTTTGGAACAGGCCCAAGTCGGTCCGCTCGATCTACCCGCCGGCCTGCTGACAGCAGTCTCGAACGTCCTGACCGAAGTCTTCACCGGCTCGGTGGGATCCCTGGCCACCGGATTTCAAGTTAAGGAGATCCTCGTCGGGGACGGCTACATCGCCGTCAGCGGAATCATCCGCTGATTCGCCCCTCCGGCCGGCATCCCGAATCGATCCGCATGCACCGCGAAATTATACCAGCGCGTTTTTTCCGATCATCCGCGAAGCCTTTCCCGTCTCCGCGCACCTTTGCCGGATGGGCGGCGGCGGTCTGTCTCCTGGCGGCCGGATTCTCTTCCTGCGCCGCGCCGCAGGCGAAGGCGCCGGACGTGGCGGTGATCCTGATCGTCGACAACGAACGGCGCGACCTGCAGATCGCGCCGGGGACGACCGTGGCCAACGTTTTGGCGCAGGCGGGAGTGCTCCTCGGCCCACTCGATCGGGTGATTCCGCCTTTGTATTCGCTGATCGCCGACGGCTCCACGGTGCGCGTGATCCGGGTGGCCGAAACCTTCGAGGTGGAACGGGTGGCGATTCCCTTCCAACGGCAAATTGTCCGCAACGAAGCCCTGCCTCCCGATGAAACGCGGCTGATCCAGGCGGGCGCGGAGGGCCTGCAGGAAATTACCTATCGGATCATCACCGAGGACGGCATTGAAACCTCGCGCACGCCCTTGCGCACCACGCTGATCAAGGAGGCGGTGCCGGAAATCCTGATGATCGGCGCCGCGTCCTCCTTCCGCAACGTGCCGATCAAGGGCGCGCTGGCTTACCTTGACGGCGGGAACGCCTGGATTCTGACTCAGGATTCCGGCAACCGATTTCCGCTGGTAGCTTCAGCGGATTTGGATTCGCGGGTTTTTTCACTCTCGCCCGACGGGCAATGGCTCCTGTTTTCGCGCGGAGAGGAGGCGCGCCTGAATGCGCTGTTTGCGGTCGCCGCCTTCGGCGGAGAACAGCCCTTCCCGCTCGGGGTGTTCAACGTGATCCACTTCGCCGATTGGTCACCCGCCCAAAAACGCACCATCGCCTTCTCGACGGTCGAGCCGGCGACGTCGGCGCCGGGTTGGAAGGCGAAGAACGACCTGCGCCTGATCTCCTTCGACGAAAAGGGAAAGACGGGGGCGGAGACAATCCTCCTACCCCCGAACACCGAAGGGGCGTATGCCTGGTGGGGGACGAAGTTCGCATGGTCGCCCGACGGAAGCAAACTGGCCTACGCCCGGCCGGACGAGGTCGGCTGGATCCCCGCTGGCGGAGGTGTCCGCCGCTCCTTGCTGGCGATCACCCCCTTCCGCACGCTCGCCGACTGGGTCTGGCTGCCCGCCATCAGTTGGACACCCGACGGAGCTTTTCTACTCACCGTCCAGCACGGCGAACCGCTGGGCTCCGAGGCGCCCGAGGACAGCCCGGCTTTCGACCTGGTCGCCGTTCCGTCCGCCGGGGGGGATCCGATCATCCTGGCGGAACAAACCGGGATGTTCGCTTACCCTGCCCCCGGCCCGGCGCTCAGTCTTACGTACGAACGAGGGTATAATGTCGCCTTTCTGCAGGCGATCCGGCCTTCGGAAAGCGACCGCAGCAGGTACCGCCTGATGGTTTTCGACCGCGACGGAAGCAACTTGCGGGCGGTCTTTCCGCCGGAAAGCGAACCGGGATTGACCGCCGGAGAGGCGGCACAGGCCGAATGGTCGCCGGACGGGTCCCAAATCGCCTTGGTATACGAAGGCAATTTGTGGATCGTCGACCTCGCCAGCGGCGAAGGCCAGCCGTT from Anaerolineales bacterium includes the following:
- a CDS encoding TIGR03663 family protein — its product is MESTSPATSWFDQPVAGRTSLRREHLLWAILILAAAVTRFAMLEPRVISHDEGQHVQMAWSLFRGAGYTPNPMTHGPFQILAVAASYALFGASDFSSRVPAALFGVAAVALLYLFRRWLGKGGALAAGALMLVSPYMLYYSRYVRNESFVVVWGLLMFYAVGRYLESRQPRWLYLLAAALALHYATKETAFIYAGLAILFLLGLVFLQLSRTPWESSDRKARFQIFLALAILLAVCGLGLIVAGRAELIDAARAAGVVTDPERMTHTDIWISHPMVVLGLALIFASAGFLIAGAAAPIREFGLAGLREKIPAVDLLVVFSTTLLPQLAALPMAVFNLNPFDGDPYEKIKDVNYIFATLVCLAGVTVPAVAVGWMWNRKLWAICAGIFFGVYVLLFSVCFTNFSGVVMGLIAAVNYWMAQQEVQRGAQPWYYYLILQIPMYEYLPALLALTAPGIALFLRRKPASAAAAGKAEDSIERAEPTSVWRSIADFPMVWLFGYWSLTALLVFTLAGEKMPWLTVHIALPFILLGGWAVSRVAEGVDWPEILEWPRWVGLAAVPAALIAAVAAAGSALGGARPLSGDTLDALSASGDFVFLSLMAVGGILLIGSLWRGVNSGFFPRLAYLGTALVLGICSMRAAWMASYIHYDDATEFLVYAHAASGVKTAMTQIEDISRKTAGGVDLVVPYDVRSGWLLNWYLREYPNAYNYGDRLERPLADAPVVIVGDFYWSQADQLLSETHYAFTYMRMWWPMMDYFGLTWDRVWNAVNDPAYRSALWRIWFYRDYGEYARLTNQSLTLSNWPSGERMRLYVRKDLAAQVWQYGSEAFTPPAALDPYAGAVRSVAAADLWGLEGEQTGAFQRPRAVAAAPDGSFYVADTGNHRIQHFGPQGDFLTAWGSFSGMEAAQAPEGTFNEPWGVAVGPDGSVYVADTWNYRVQKFAPDGEFLAVWGATTSADPGYQFYGPRAIAVDSQNRVFVADTGNKRIVYFDSEGNYLGEIGSPGFDYGQFDEPVGLAFAPDGRLYVADTWNRRIQVFQEIERRFEYFTEWPVAGWEGQSTDTKPYLAVSADGRVWATDPGNARILVFDADGAFLFTFGAYGTDAASFAMPTGIAVDAEGRVFVTDTDNHRVMLFSGL
- a CDS encoding rRNA pseudouridine synthase, which codes for MGKERLQKILAAAGLDSRRGCETLIEAGRVVVNGKRAVLGMSADPEADEIRVDGRRLPARPRPRTFALHKPRRVVSSLAAQGERSTVRDLLPFPGRFYPVGRLDLDSEGLILLTNDGELAQRISHPKFEVEKEYGVLVARRPSEDQLAAWRRGVVLEDGFQTAPMSVKFVAPQGRGAWLRIVMHEGRKHELRDVGSRIGLPVVRIIRRRIGSVVLGGLRPGQYRELTAQETRSLRLPPEPKSGARSEPRRESSVGRGKRKIGKG
- the scpB gene encoding SMC-Scp complex subunit ScpB, which translates into the protein MTTHAPEPLPLSALLESVLFVASDPVPVPVLANVLEVEADKVEEALKELGAEYGKRGLQILRMGDRIHITTSPRAAQIVERFLGIEHTIGLSRAALETLAILAYKQPLTRPQIDAIRGVNSESVLENLIAKDLVEEVGRTEGPGRPILYGTTEAFLRHFGLSSAADLPPLELEDPSKDDPAAAGTPAPLLKE
- a CDS encoding G5 domain-containing protein — protein: MHREIIPARFFRSSAKPFPSPRTFAGWAAAVCLLAAGFSSCAAPQAKAPDVAVILIVDNERRDLQIAPGTTVANVLAQAGVLLGPLDRVIPPLYSLIADGSTVRVIRVAETFEVERVAIPFQRQIVRNEALPPDETRLIQAGAEGLQEITYRIITEDGIETSRTPLRTTLIKEAVPEILMIGAASSFRNVPIKGALAYLDGGNAWILTQDSGNRFPLVASADLDSRVFSLSPDGQWLLFSRGEEARLNALFAVAAFGGEQPFPLGVFNVIHFADWSPAQKRTIAFSTVEPATSAPGWKAKNDLRLISFDEKGKTGAETILLPPNTEGAYAWWGTKFAWSPDGSKLAYARPDEVGWIPAGGGVRRSLLAITPFRTLADWVWLPAISWTPDGAFLLTVQHGEPLGSEAPEDSPAFDLVAVPSAGGDPIILAEQTGMFAYPAPGPALSLTYERGYNVAFLQAIRPSESDRSRYRLMVFDRDGSNLRAVFPPESEPGLTAGEAAQAEWSPDGSQIALVYEGNLWIVDLASGEGQPLTGDGQVTKVDWR